A stretch of the Bordetella genomosp. 8 genome encodes the following:
- a CDS encoding ring-opening amidohydrolase: MNTPRQALVHRLPASAPDDVTALVQAVDRGEIDPRAIVAVLGKTEGNGCVNDFSRGLATQALKHAIARLARRDLDDVARDVAFVMSGGTEGGLSPHWLVFEVRDAPAAPATPAAPPVQASRAGATAAGPATEGVATLAIGVAITPAFLPEEIGRMPQALRTAEAVQAAMRAAGIADARDVHYVQVKCPLLTRARIEQAYGRGRDVATEDTYLSMGYSRGASALGVALALGEVSADALSDARVCRDAGLYSGRASTSAGIELMENQIMVLGNSTAWRSDYIVGHGVMRDALDVDAVDTALASVGLRMGGELRGPGRERVAAVLAKAEPSQTGAIRGRRHTMLDDSDIHASRHARALVGGVLAGVFGETQLFVSGGAEHQGPDGGGPVAVIARRGP; encoded by the coding sequence ATGAACACTCCGCGACAAGCTCTCGTACACCGCCTGCCGGCCTCCGCGCCCGATGACGTCACCGCCCTCGTCCAGGCGGTCGATCGAGGCGAGATCGACCCGCGCGCGATCGTGGCCGTCCTGGGCAAGACCGAAGGCAACGGCTGCGTGAACGACTTCAGCCGCGGCCTGGCCACCCAGGCGCTGAAGCACGCGATCGCGCGCCTGGCGCGACGCGACCTCGACGACGTCGCGCGGGACGTGGCCTTCGTCATGTCCGGCGGCACGGAAGGCGGCCTGTCGCCGCATTGGCTGGTGTTCGAAGTCCGCGACGCACCAGCAGCGCCGGCAACGCCAGCAGCGCCGCCTGTGCAAGCCTCGCGGGCCGGCGCGACCGCGGCGGGTCCGGCCACGGAGGGCGTTGCGACGCTCGCCATCGGCGTCGCCATCACGCCCGCCTTCCTGCCCGAGGAAATAGGCCGCATGCCGCAGGCCCTGCGCACCGCTGAAGCCGTGCAGGCCGCCATGCGCGCCGCGGGCATCGCCGACGCCCGCGATGTGCACTATGTGCAGGTCAAATGCCCCCTGCTGACGCGCGCGCGGATCGAGCAGGCTTACGGCCGGGGCCGCGACGTGGCGACGGAAGACACCTATCTTTCGATGGGCTATTCGCGCGGCGCCTCGGCCCTGGGCGTGGCGCTGGCGCTGGGCGAAGTATCCGCGGACGCCCTGAGCGACGCCCGCGTATGCCGCGATGCCGGCCTGTACTCGGGCCGCGCCTCGACCTCGGCGGGCATCGAGCTGATGGAGAACCAGATCATGGTGCTCGGCAACAGCACCGCCTGGCGCAGCGACTATATCGTGGGCCATGGTGTCATGCGGGACGCGCTGGACGTCGACGCCGTCGACACGGCCCTGGCGTCGGTCGGCCTGCGCATGGGCGGCGAATTGCGCGGTCCCGGCCGTGAACGCGTCGCCGCGGTACTCGCCAAGGCGGAACCGTCGCAGACGGGCGCCATCCGCGGCCGCCGGCACACCATGCTGGACGACAGCGACATCCACGCGTCACGCCACGCACGGGCGCTGGTCGGCGGCGTCCTGGCCGGCGTATTCGGCGAAACTCAGCTGTTCGTTTCCGGTGGCGCGGAACATCAGGGCCCCGACGGAGGCGGGCCGGTCGCCGTCATCGCGCGGCGCGGCCCTTGA
- a CDS encoding helix-turn-helix domain-containing protein, producing MSKKVGLEECVRASLERYFEDLGDAEPHDMWDMVMRCVERPVLEMAMERAGGNQSRASEMLGITRNTLRKKLLAHNIQV from the coding sequence ATGAGTAAAAAAGTTGGATTGGAAGAATGCGTGCGCGCCAGCCTGGAGCGCTATTTCGAAGACCTGGGTGACGCCGAACCCCACGATATGTGGGACATGGTGATGCGTTGCGTGGAACGGCCGGTCCTCGAAATGGCGATGGAACGGGCGGGCGGCAATCAGTCCCGCGCTTCCGAAATGCTGGGCATCACGCGCAATACCTTGCGCAAGAAGCTGCTCGCGCACAACATCCAGGTTTGA
- a CDS encoding NINE protein: protein MADASSVLQPPRRAPRTKVRAGLLALFFGWMGAHWWYLGRRGAVWITLYAAACLLATRWFPVWYDNPAFFLLFIPMIEGFIESAVLSLRPDEKFDRAHNPGLPASPRTGWGPVLVALGAVLIGSICGMFAIAMVVVYVWQAMGWLEGYVL from the coding sequence ATGGCCGATGCTTCTTCCGTTCTGCAACCGCCCCGCCGGGCGCCGCGCACCAAGGTGCGGGCCGGCCTGCTGGCGCTGTTCTTCGGCTGGATGGGGGCGCATTGGTGGTACCTGGGCCGCCGCGGCGCCGTCTGGATCACCTTGTACGCGGCCGCCTGCCTGCTCGCCACGCGCTGGTTCCCGGTCTGGTACGACAATCCCGCCTTCTTCCTCCTGTTCATCCCCATGATCGAAGGCTTCATCGAAAGCGCCGTGCTGTCACTGCGCCCCGACGAAAAATTCGATCGCGCCCACAACCCGGGCCTGCCGGCGTCGCCGCGTACCGGCTGGGGACCTGTGCTGGTCGCCTTGGGCGCGGTGCTGATCGGCTCGATCTGCGGGATGTTCGCCATCGCCATGGTGGTCGTCTACGTGTGGCAGGCGATGGGCTGGCTGGAAGGCTACGTCCTATGA
- a CDS encoding LysR family transcriptional regulator translates to MQQLKLLESFVAVARSKSIREAAEATHLTSSALNRRILDLEAELGAPLFDRHARGIRLTSAGEVYLAYAVRALREAEAVHSQIDDLRGLRRGNVNLAVIAVAANDRLTEIIARFQQEYPKIAFSVHVAGADEVVASVLENQADLGISFNLSAERDFYEIAEQRYVMCAVVRRDHPSASKGGISIAECTNYPVAMADRSWGGRKLLDEYLNRTGFRLTPQLVSNSYETLTSFVKRTNGVCFQIRPEKEHDNADDGLVAVPVAEMARYARPVVLGSLRGRLLPVAAALFGETLKRDFFA, encoded by the coding sequence ATGCAGCAACTGAAATTGCTTGAAAGCTTCGTCGCGGTCGCGCGGAGCAAATCCATACGCGAAGCGGCGGAAGCGACGCATCTGACCTCGTCGGCGCTGAATCGCCGCATCCTGGACCTGGAGGCAGAACTGGGCGCGCCGCTTTTCGACCGGCACGCGCGCGGCATCCGCCTGACTTCCGCGGGCGAGGTCTACCTGGCCTACGCGGTACGCGCGCTGCGCGAGGCGGAAGCCGTGCACTCGCAGATCGACGATCTGCGCGGACTGCGGCGGGGCAACGTCAACCTGGCCGTCATCGCGGTGGCGGCGAACGACCGATTGACGGAGATCATCGCGAGATTCCAGCAGGAATATCCGAAGATCGCGTTTTCCGTCCACGTCGCCGGGGCCGACGAAGTGGTGGCCTCCGTGCTCGAGAACCAGGCGGACCTGGGCATATCGTTCAACCTGTCGGCGGAAAGAGACTTCTACGAAATCGCCGAACAGCGGTACGTGATGTGCGCCGTCGTACGGCGCGACCACCCTTCCGCCAGCAAGGGCGGGATCTCGATCGCCGAATGCACCAACTATCCCGTCGCCATGGCCGACCGCAGCTGGGGCGGACGCAAGCTGCTGGACGAATACCTCAACCGGACCGGCTTCCGCTTGACGCCGCAGCTGGTGTCGAACTCCTATGAGACGCTGACGTCCTTCGTGAAGCGTACCAATGGCGTGTGCTTCCAGATCCGCCCCGAAAAGGAACATGACAACGCCGACGACGGGCTGGTGGCCGTGCCGGTGGCGGAAATGGCGCGCTACGCCCGGCCCGTGGTGCTGGGATCGCTGCGCGGGCGCCTGCTGCCGGTGGCGGCCGCGCTGTTTGGCGAAACGTTGAAACGGGACTTTTTCGCCTGA
- a CDS encoding BMP family protein, whose amino-acid sequence MKSLPIPRRLIGIAATLACLGIPAAVMAQAAAPKAAMLLPGSINDQSWNAVGYAGLMKVKELGFDVSYSENVPAADHVNAMRDYARQGAKLIIGHSGRFLSAEQRVAPEFPNVQFITAAGSKGYPPNVMSIDFNNVHFGCQLGALMALMSKTGKIGGVYGLEGLPTTIDQVGSFRICAKQARPGVEVTILYIKDIEDAAAAKEAAFSLISGGADALVGQLNAAQGGLIQAAKEKNAWVAGRSYEHTAIAPQQVLTNIIEKWPEMYAAAATDVKAGKLSGAYKVYGYDTPGSTGAELGYAPDRAFNPSVPEAVVARLKLLQDELASGKLKIVPTKADAMGGKG is encoded by the coding sequence ATGAAATCCCTTCCCATCCCGCGCCGACTGATCGGCATCGCCGCCACCCTCGCCTGCCTGGGCATCCCCGCCGCCGTCATGGCGCAGGCCGCGGCACCCAAGGCTGCCATGCTCCTGCCCGGCAGCATCAACGACCAGAGCTGGAATGCCGTGGGCTATGCCGGCCTGATGAAGGTCAAGGAACTGGGCTTCGACGTGTCGTATTCGGAGAACGTGCCCGCCGCGGACCACGTCAACGCGATGCGGGACTATGCGCGCCAGGGCGCGAAGCTGATCATCGGGCATTCGGGCCGCTTCCTGTCCGCCGAACAACGGGTGGCGCCGGAGTTTCCCAATGTGCAGTTCATCACCGCCGCAGGCTCCAAGGGCTATCCGCCCAACGTGATGTCCATCGACTTCAACAACGTGCATTTCGGCTGCCAGCTCGGCGCCCTGATGGCCTTGATGAGCAAGACGGGCAAGATAGGCGGGGTGTACGGATTGGAAGGCCTGCCGACCACCATCGACCAGGTCGGCAGCTTCCGCATCTGCGCCAAGCAGGCGCGGCCGGGCGTGGAAGTCACCATCCTGTACATCAAGGACATCGAGGATGCCGCCGCCGCCAAGGAAGCCGCGTTTTCGCTGATCTCCGGCGGCGCCGATGCGCTGGTCGGCCAGTTGAACGCCGCGCAGGGCGGCCTGATCCAGGCGGCGAAGGAAAAGAATGCCTGGGTGGCCGGACGGTCGTACGAACATACCGCCATCGCGCCGCAGCAGGTGCTGACCAACATCATCGAGAAATGGCCGGAGATGTACGCGGCCGCGGCGACGGACGTCAAGGCCGGCAAACTGTCCGGCGCGTACAAGGTCTACGGTTACGATACCCCCGGCTCGACGGGAGCCGAGCTGGGCTACGCGCCGGATCGCGCCTTCAATCCGAGCGTGCCGGAAGCCGTGGTGGCGCGGCTCAAGCTGTTGCAGGACGAGCTGGCGTCGGGCAAGTTGAAGATCGTGCCCACCAAGGCCGACGCGATGGGCGGCAAGGGCTGA
- a CDS encoding FAD-dependent monooxygenase, with amino-acid sequence MNDSAFPIAILGAGPVGQALALMLARVADDASRIVLIQGAAPARTPTATPVPAATAESRVLALNHGSLVLLDTLGARPAPAAAIQTIHVSQRGRLGHTVIRHGDFQVPELGAVASYPAVRDALARAVATSGVTIVHADGARVAARTADGVVVRVADDRDIRCGVAVVSDGAAADQLRREYGQDAVLTAVRASRPRRGWAYERFTREGPLALLPHPAADDCYAVVWCCAPERAATLATLDTAAFSQALTGAFGDRLGRLDCIGERHVAPLFMSIRRTQVEGRVVAIGNAAQTLHPVAGQGLNLGLRDAASLAQSLASWLRDPARDPAAALRDFAGARRGDRWLTTALTDLLPRVFTTGLAPVEHACGLALLALDLAAPLRAPLARHLLQGWRA; translated from the coding sequence ATGAATGACTCCGCATTTCCCATCGCGATCCTGGGCGCGGGCCCGGTCGGACAGGCGCTGGCGCTGATGCTGGCCCGTGTCGCCGACGATGCATCCCGCATCGTGCTGATCCAGGGCGCCGCCCCGGCCCGGACGCCGACCGCTACGCCGGTTCCGGCCGCCACGGCGGAATCGCGCGTGCTGGCCCTGAACCACGGCAGCCTGGTGCTGCTCGATACGCTGGGCGCGCGCCCGGCCCCGGCGGCGGCCATCCAGACCATCCATGTTTCGCAACGCGGTCGCCTGGGCCATACCGTGATCCGCCATGGCGATTTCCAGGTGCCGGAGCTGGGCGCCGTGGCGTCCTATCCCGCCGTTCGCGATGCGCTGGCGCGGGCCGTGGCCACGTCGGGGGTCACCATCGTGCATGCCGATGGCGCTCGCGTGGCGGCCCGCACCGCCGATGGAGTGGTGGTGCGGGTTGCCGACGACCGCGACATCCGCTGCGGTGTGGCAGTCGTTTCCGACGGCGCGGCGGCGGACCAATTGCGGCGCGAATACGGGCAGGACGCCGTGCTGACGGCCGTCCGCGCCAGCCGGCCGCGGCGCGGCTGGGCCTACGAGCGCTTCACGCGTGAAGGGCCCCTGGCCTTGCTGCCGCATCCGGCGGCGGACGACTGCTACGCGGTGGTGTGGTGCTGCGCGCCGGAACGCGCGGCGACGCTGGCCACGCTGGATACGGCGGCGTTTTCGCAGGCCCTGACCGGTGCCTTCGGCGACCGGCTCGGCCGGCTGGACTGCATCGGCGAGCGCCATGTCGCGCCGCTCTTCATGAGCATCCGCCGCACGCAGGTCGAGGGCCGTGTCGTCGCCATCGGCAATGCCGCGCAGACCCTGCACCCGGTCGCCGGGCAAGGCCTGAACCTGGGCTTGCGCGATGCCGCCAGCCTGGCGCAATCGTTGGCGTCCTGGCTGCGCGACCCCGCCAGGGATCCCGCGGCGGCGCTGCGCGACTTCGCGGGCGCGCGCCGCGGCGATCGCTGGCTGACCACCGCGCTGACCGATCTGCTGCCTCGCGTCTTCACCACCGGCCTGGCGCCAGTGGAGCACGCCTGCGGCCTGGCGCTGCTGGCGCTCGACCTGGCGGCACCCCTGCGCGCGCCGCTGGCCCGGCATTTACTGCAGGGCTGGCGCGCGTAA
- a CDS encoding ABC transporter ATP-binding protein, with the protein MSKLMLEMRGITKHYGAVRANDGVDLDVRPGSIVGLLGENGSGKSTLMKILFGMTEPDAGVIVFKNRELSGHRPAAALEAGIGMVHQHFMLVDAMSVVENVMLGWPRAGRRVLRAAEMAREIAAASAQYGLDLDPHAMVESLSLGARQRVEILKALLRGVDLLVLDEPTSNLSPPEVARLLDVMRRLRAEQRSVIFISHKLGEVLEICDDVVVLRDGKTVGKTAAAHATRDSLAAMMVGRPGGGWTAAAREAGSPPGRPLLTVRSLDLPGRVSEPGLRNVQCEVRAGEIVAIVGVDGNGQRELTDTIAGMREPAAGSIHIDGSDMTRTGVRQRIAAGLSYIPSDRAATSLVPAMSIADNLMLRDYAGEPYSRGPWLRSKAKLAAGARRLMRAYDVRADRPDIPVRQLSGGNQQKIVVAREVDRQPKVMVALQPTWGLDPSATRFVLERMLALRKAGSAVLYVTAELEEGLAIGDRIGVMYRGRLSTLMPRDMATPERIGLLMATGEDRPAPAGRPA; encoded by the coding sequence ATGAGCAAGCTCATGCTGGAGATGCGCGGCATCACGAAGCATTATGGTGCCGTGCGAGCCAACGACGGCGTCGACCTCGACGTCCGTCCCGGCAGCATCGTCGGCCTGCTCGGCGAAAACGGCTCCGGCAAAAGCACGCTGATGAAAATCCTGTTCGGCATGACGGAGCCGGACGCGGGCGTCATCGTGTTCAAGAACCGCGAGCTGTCCGGGCATCGGCCGGCGGCCGCCCTGGAAGCGGGCATCGGCATGGTGCACCAGCACTTCATGCTGGTCGACGCCATGAGCGTGGTGGAGAACGTCATGCTGGGTTGGCCGCGCGCCGGCCGCCGCGTGCTGCGCGCGGCCGAAATGGCGCGGGAGATCGCGGCCGCCAGCGCGCAATACGGCCTGGACCTGGACCCCCACGCCATGGTGGAAAGCCTGTCGCTGGGCGCGCGCCAACGCGTGGAGATCCTGAAGGCCCTGCTGCGCGGCGTGGACCTGCTGGTACTGGACGAGCCGACCTCCAACCTGAGCCCGCCGGAAGTCGCGCGGCTGCTGGACGTCATGCGCCGCCTGCGCGCGGAGCAGCGTTCGGTGATTTTCATTTCGCACAAGTTGGGCGAGGTCCTGGAGATCTGCGACGACGTCGTGGTGCTGCGCGATGGCAAGACCGTCGGCAAGACGGCCGCCGCGCACGCCACGCGGGATAGCCTGGCCGCGATGATGGTGGGCCGCCCCGGCGGCGGCTGGACGGCCGCCGCGCGCGAGGCGGGGAGTCCTCCTGGCCGTCCGCTGTTGACGGTGCGGAGCCTGGACCTGCCGGGCAGGGTATCGGAGCCCGGGCTGCGCAACGTGCAATGCGAGGTGCGCGCCGGCGAGATCGTCGCGATCGTCGGCGTCGACGGCAATGGCCAGCGCGAGCTTACCGACACGATCGCCGGCATGCGCGAGCCCGCGGCGGGCAGCATCCACATCGACGGTTCCGATATGACCCGGACCGGCGTGCGCCAGCGGATCGCCGCGGGCCTGTCGTACATCCCGTCGGACCGCGCCGCCACCAGCCTCGTGCCCGCGATGTCCATCGCCGACAACCTGATGCTGAGGGATTATGCCGGCGAGCCTTATTCGCGCGGGCCATGGTTGCGCTCGAAAGCGAAGCTGGCCGCCGGGGCGCGGCGCCTGATGCGCGCCTACGACGTACGCGCCGATCGACCGGACATCCCCGTGCGCCAGCTTTCCGGCGGCAATCAGCAGAAGATCGTGGTGGCCCGCGAGGTCGACCGGCAACCCAAGGTCATGGTCGCGCTGCAGCCGACATGGGGGCTGGACCCCTCGGCGACGCGCTTCGTGCTCGAACGCATGCTGGCGCTGCGCAAGGCGGGTTCGGCGGTGTTGTATGTGACCGCCGAGCTGGAGGAAGGCCTGGCGATCGGCGATCGCATCGGCGTCATGTACCGCGGCCGCCTGTCGACGTTGATGCCGCGCGATATGGCCACCCCTGAACGGATAGGACTGCTGATGGCGACGGGCGAGGACAGGCCGGCCCCCGCCGGGAGGCCGGCATGA
- a CDS encoding ABC transporter permease: MSVLDFLASVLRIATPLLFGAMGSILSERAGVFAVGLEGMMLAGAFGAALFTFLTGDAVAGIAGSMAAGAVVAAIVGVVSVRLGADQMVTGLAVNVLVAGATSFLVRTASAHAHVPSLQAALLSPWPLPVLSGLPFVGPLLFSQPPLTYLALALLAPLNFFLLRTPWGLTLRAVGENPAAAYAVGVDPNAVRMAAVIAGGAIAGLGGAVLVLQQVGTFTDGMTSGRGFLALAAIIVGRWTPWGAFAACLVFGAAEALHLRLQMSGLPVSSYVMQMLPYLIALAVLAGLGRSVRLPAGIGRYIERKSA, encoded by the coding sequence ATGTCGGTGCTCGATTTCCTGGCGTCGGTGCTGCGCATCGCCACGCCGCTGCTGTTTGGCGCGATGGGCAGCATCCTGTCCGAACGGGCCGGGGTGTTCGCGGTGGGCCTGGAGGGGATGATGCTGGCCGGCGCGTTCGGCGCCGCCCTGTTCACCTTCCTGACGGGCGACGCCGTCGCGGGCATCGCCGGCAGCATGGCGGCGGGCGCCGTGGTGGCCGCCATCGTGGGCGTGGTGAGCGTCCGGCTGGGCGCCGACCAGATGGTGACCGGGCTCGCCGTCAACGTGCTGGTGGCGGGCGCGACCAGCTTTCTGGTGCGGACGGCCAGCGCGCATGCGCACGTGCCTTCGCTGCAGGCCGCCCTGTTGTCGCCCTGGCCCCTGCCCGTATTGTCCGGCCTGCCTTTCGTGGGTCCGCTGCTGTTTTCACAGCCACCCCTGACCTACCTGGCCCTGGCCCTGCTGGCGCCCCTGAACTTCTTCCTGTTACGTACGCCCTGGGGACTGACGCTGCGCGCCGTTGGCGAAAACCCCGCCGCCGCCTACGCCGTGGGCGTCGACCCGAATGCCGTTCGCATGGCCGCCGTCATCGCGGGCGGCGCCATCGCCGGACTGGGCGGCGCGGTGCTGGTGCTGCAACAGGTGGGCACATTCACCGACGGCATGACCAGCGGACGCGGCTTCCTCGCGCTGGCCGCCATCATCGTGGGGCGCTGGACGCCATGGGGCGCCTTCGCGGCTTGCCTGGTCTTCGGCGCGGCGGAAGCGCTGCACCTGCGGCTGCAGATGTCCGGCCTGCCGGTCAGTTCCTACGTGATGCAGATGCTGCCGTACCTGATCGCGCTGGCGGTGCTGGCCGGCCTGGGCCGGTCCGTGCGGCTGCCCGCCGGGATAGGCCGGTACATAGAACGCAAAAGCGCGTAG
- a CDS encoding RidA family protein has product MPRSHIPADMMPVVGPLSWGLEFPLQGRCLLVSGQVGADAQGDVPDGLIAQTRNVWANIDRVLKSAGMSARDVVRTGIYLSSQVEFGEEERAAFNTLRVEFLGDNRPASTLIFVHRLMDRRWLVEIDAIAVAPDAAS; this is encoded by the coding sequence ATGCCCCGATCGCACATTCCCGCCGACATGATGCCGGTGGTCGGCCCCTTGAGCTGGGGCCTGGAATTTCCCCTGCAGGGACGCTGCCTGCTCGTGTCGGGCCAGGTCGGCGCCGATGCGCAAGGCGACGTGCCGGATGGCCTGATTGCGCAGACACGGAATGTGTGGGCCAACATCGACCGCGTGCTGAAGTCGGCAGGTATGTCGGCGCGCGACGTCGTGCGCACCGGCATCTATCTGTCTTCGCAAGTGGAGTTCGGCGAGGAGGAGCGAGCGGCCTTCAACACCCTGCGCGTGGAGTTCCTGGGCGACAACCGGCCGGCGTCCACGCTGATCTTCGTGCATCGCCTCATGGACAGGCGATGGCTGGTGGAAATCGACGCGATCGCGGTCGCGCCCGATGCTGCTTCATAG
- a CDS encoding ABC transporter permease — protein sequence MKADVAVAPADRPPRPHWRPLNRQFVLALVLGLAAVACLIALSGTDPMTATRAFVRGAFGSFDRISVAVNKATPYILCGTGVALCFRANIINIGGEGQIALGGLGAAACALAFPFENPVLAIGTSLAAGVAAGASWAVIAALLHLTRRINEVIVTLLMNFVAVLAVQWIVQDYIGEAGAGFPQTPLLESAYWLPKFVADSDLHWGAALAVVVAILGHVCLWHTKWGYTLRLVGASRAAARYAGVGVFGTTVAVMAVAGALAGLAGSVEVLGLHYRLIAGFSQGFGFNAVAIALLAGRQPLAVLPAGLFLGFLEAGALAMQREVGSPSSLVAMIEGLTMLFALVIAGAAGRKGRV from the coding sequence ATGAAGGCCGATGTCGCCGTGGCGCCCGCCGATCGCCCCCCGCGGCCGCACTGGCGCCCGCTCAACCGCCAGTTCGTCTTGGCGCTCGTCCTGGGGCTGGCGGCGGTGGCCTGCCTGATCGCCCTTTCAGGCACCGACCCGATGACGGCCACCCGCGCCTTCGTGCGCGGCGCCTTCGGTTCCTTCGACCGGATCTCGGTGGCGGTGAACAAGGCCACCCCCTATATCCTGTGCGGCACCGGCGTGGCCTTGTGCTTCCGCGCCAACATCATCAACATCGGCGGCGAAGGGCAGATCGCCCTGGGCGGACTGGGGGCTGCGGCATGCGCCCTGGCCTTCCCGTTCGAAAACCCGGTGCTGGCGATCGGCACCAGCCTGGCGGCGGGCGTCGCGGCGGGTGCGTCATGGGCGGTGATCGCCGCCTTGCTGCATCTGACCCGCCGCATCAACGAGGTGATCGTCACCTTGCTGATGAACTTCGTCGCGGTGCTGGCGGTGCAATGGATCGTCCAGGACTACATCGGCGAAGCGGGCGCCGGCTTTCCGCAGACGCCCTTGCTGGAATCCGCCTATTGGTTGCCCAAATTCGTCGCCGACAGCGACCTGCACTGGGGCGCGGCGCTGGCGGTCGTCGTGGCCATCCTCGGACATGTGTGCCTGTGGCATACGAAGTGGGGCTACACATTGCGGCTGGTGGGCGCCAGCCGCGCGGCCGCGCGCTACGCGGGAGTCGGCGTGTTCGGTACCACGGTCGCGGTGATGGCCGTGGCGGGCGCCCTCGCCGGCCTCGCCGGATCGGTGGAAGTGCTGGGCCTGCACTACCGCCTGATCGCCGGCTTCTCGCAGGGCTTCGGCTTCAACGCGGTGGCGATCGCATTGCTGGCGGGCAGGCAGCCGCTGGCGGTGCTGCCGGCGGGCCTGTTCCTGGGCTTCCTGGAAGCGGGTGCGCTGGCCATGCAGCGCGAAGTCGGATCGCCTTCATCCCTGGTGGCGATGATAGAAGGCCTGACCATGCTGTTCGCGCTGGTCATCGCGGGCGCCGCGGGCCGCAAGGGACGGGTGTAG
- the dusB gene encoding tRNA dihydrouridine synthase DusB, protein MQIGSWTLPNNVLVAPMAGVTDRPFRQLCKRLGAGYAVSEMAASNPRLWDSVKTSRRLNHDGEIAPVSVQIAGADPAMMAEAAVFNAQRGARIIDINMGCPVKKVCNVASGSALLRHEDLVARILDAVVRACQPLGVPVTLKTRTGWDRENRNALRIARLAEDTGIAALTLHGRTRADLYTGHAEYDTIRAVKAAIRIPVVANGDIDSPEKARHVLDYTGADAVMIGRAAQGRPWIFREIDHYLRTGARLAPPTYGEMRDLLLEHLDDHYRFYGEHTGVRTARKHIGWYVEGLPGAEDFRAAMNRLDDTAAQARAVGAWFDHFPRDGRPGQAGHAQTLLAA, encoded by the coding sequence ATGCAAATTGGTTCCTGGACTCTTCCCAACAACGTGCTGGTCGCGCCCATGGCGGGCGTGACCGACCGCCCATTCCGGCAGCTGTGCAAGCGGCTGGGGGCGGGCTATGCCGTGTCGGAAATGGCCGCCAGCAATCCCCGGCTGTGGGACAGCGTCAAGACGTCGCGACGCCTGAACCATGACGGCGAGATCGCTCCCGTGTCTGTACAGATCGCCGGCGCCGATCCGGCCATGATGGCCGAGGCCGCCGTGTTCAATGCGCAGCGCGGCGCCCGCATCATCGACATCAACATGGGCTGCCCGGTCAAGAAAGTCTGCAATGTGGCGTCGGGCTCGGCGCTGCTGCGCCATGAGGACCTGGTGGCGCGCATCCTGGACGCCGTGGTACGGGCCTGCCAGCCGCTGGGCGTGCCCGTCACGCTGAAGACGCGCACGGGCTGGGATCGCGAAAACCGCAATGCGCTGCGCATCGCCAGGCTGGCCGAGGACACCGGCATCGCCGCGCTTACGCTGCACGGCCGCACGCGCGCCGATCTCTACACCGGCCACGCCGAATACGACACCATCCGCGCCGTCAAGGCCGCCATCCGCATCCCGGTGGTGGCCAACGGCGACATCGACAGTCCCGAGAAGGCGCGCCACGTCCTCGACTACACTGGCGCCGACGCCGTGATGATAGGCCGGGCCGCCCAGGGGCGTCCCTGGATCTTCCGCGAAATCGACCACTACCTGCGCACGGGCGCCAGGCTGGCGCCGCCCACCTACGGTGAAATGCGCGACCTGCTGCTCGAGCACCTGGACGACCACTACCGCTTCTACGGCGAGCACACGGGCGTGCGCACCGCCCGCAAGCACATAGGCTGGTACGTCGAGGGCCTGCCCGGCGCCGAAGATTTCCGCGCCGCGATGAACCGCCTCGACGATACCGCCGCGCAGGCGCGCGCCGTCGGCGCCTGGTTCGATCACTTTCCGCGCGATGGCCGGCCTGGGCAGGCCGGCCACGCGCAAACCCTGCTGGCAGCCTGA